Below is a window of Yersinia kristensenii DNA.
TTCAATAAAGATATACCGGTTACAGCAGAAATTAATGGTTCAATCAGCATGACAAAAGGTAATGGTGATGCATTGAATGATATTGCCTTGGACTATGATCACGCCAGCAATGATGGCACTTATGAATATATGGAGAATGTTACGATAGTGAGTAACACTGGGGCTAAAGTCAACATCAAGCTCAGAAACCCACTGGTTCTAGAAGGTGATGCTGATGGTGAGGTAAAAACATTTAATGATGTAGTTGTGCAATTAGGGCGATCCCAACTCAATGGGGCGGGGACAAGTTTCGTTTTAGGTGCTCATAATGAGCTAAACCAGGCGTTAACTATAAGAGCTAAAAAACCCGCAGAAGCCCTATCTGGTGAAACATATACAGGCACGCTTCAGCTTACTATCGAAGATGATATTTAATCACACATCAGTTAAATAAATATATGCAGTCAGGCGGTTAACCGTCTGACTGCATTATCCTTTGACTTAAATATATATCATCATGGTTTAATGAAAACCATCAACGCATAAAAATATATTCGTCTGAGGAGATCTGTTTCTATAAAAAACAATCAATAATGGAATGGAATCCAATGAAAAAAAACATGAGTATTAATCAGATAGCTTTATTTGTTTTACTACTCCCAACATTTAATTCAACACATGCAAAAAACATAACCCTGGAGTATTTAGTTCCAACAGGGTTTTCAGCTATTGAAAGTCATGACACCATGAGGTTACTAGGTATATTTAATGGGAAGATATTGCCCACCAAAATATTTTTCTCGGAACAGAAACAAACTTTAAGCTTCAACCATCAGCAATATCGCGATAATAATATTGATGAGCAGTCAATCATATTATTAGAACAAGTCTTGCTCCAAATACCCTATTTACAATGCCAAAATGGCTGTGACTATAATGTATCCGGATATAACGTCATTCTGGATAAGATAAATCAGGTTGTCACCATTACCAATAATAACAGCCGCTACCTGATGCCAACCACTACGTGGGGGTTGGTTCACAACCAATCTTTTGACCTGCGCATGACGGCGAAAAACTACCGTGCTATGTCTGCCCGCGGGAACGGCTACCTCGGGCTTCCTTTGCAATCTTATGGTTTTGTACAATGGTTCTATAACACTACCCGTTCGAAGAGAAATTATCAGTTCTCGGATCAATCACAATACCAGCAGATGACTCAAAGAGGTATTGACAGTTGGTATCTGCAAAAGAACTTTCAAACCCTTTATTTACGAACAGGTAAGCAAAATAACCTGGATAATAGCGCAGGCAGTATCCATACCCTGATTAATCCAGCGTTAGAACAATTTGTGACCTTGGGTAGCCAAAGTTATTTAGCTCTTGATAAACCCTCGGCCGGCAACTTGATACTGTACGCAATCTCTGATGGCGATTATGAAATCTACCGAGATAACCAGCTTATCCGCCGTATTCCCGCACAAATTGGCCGCAATGAAATTGATTATAGCCAACTCCCAGGAGGCTATTACAATATTGATATTCGCTTAGTGGATAACACTGGGCGCGTCGTCAGCCAAGAAAGTCAAGCCATCAGCAATTTAGGTACTCAAACCAATGATGGTTGGTTTCTGACTATGGGCAAGGTTGCGCCACGTAATAAGCACCATTCCCATCATTTGGCGCAATTTGGCCGTAGTATGAAAATTAAAAATGTTCAAACTAATATCTCTTTACTTAAAGATAATAACCACCACTGGGCAGCAGAAGCGAACATATCGCGCCCATTAGGATTTTCTGGCTTTAATATCACACCCACCTTTAGCATGATGTCTGGTGAAAAACACGGTGGGGGGTATCTGCGTTTAGAAGGGGGGAATTCCGCAATAGGATATTTCACTGCGGCCCGCTATCAAACACCAGATGTGTCGATATATGCACCAAACTCTGGCAGTACCTCAGCATCCTATAGCCGCCGTTTTGGGCCAACTCAGCTTAGTTATCAATTCAACCAATATAAAAGTCATCATCGGCATCGTATTCAGAGCAGTTGGGATTGGCGGCGACCACAATTTGGCCTGAACTTGTCCCTTGGTGTGCAAAAAGGTGGGCAATGGCATAGCCGAAACAACTATGGGTTATTTCTTAATACCACATTATCTTTCCGCCAGAGTCGCGCCAACATCAACAGTGCTTATACTCAGCAAAAATTGAACACCAGCGCCAGTTATCAAAAAGAGTTTACCGATAGCTATGGCAGCAGTTCTTTGGGTATCAATGGCAGCACCAATGGCAAAAACAATGGTATCGGCACATTTGCCCAACGCAGTGGAAGCCGTGGGGATATTTCTGCCCGAGCAGGTATCGATAACAAGATAACCAACGGGGGGATCAGCTACAGAGGCATGTTAGCCATCGGCCCACAAGGAGCCGCACTAGGCCGCAGCAGTTACAGCGGCTCGGCATTACTGATAGAAACGCCGGAACTATCAGGTACACCTTATAACTTCCATGCAGAAGGCGTCCCAATAAGTGGCGGAGGAACCTACGCGATACCAATTCCCCGCTATCAAGACCGTTTCTTTGTTCGCACTCATAACAATAGCAGTGACCTAGACATGAACATTCAGTTGCCGGTCAATATTATCCGCGCACATCCAGGACAAGTGTTTGTCAGTAAAGCCAATATTACCCTCGACATACTTTACAGTGGTTTTCTTAAAGACCAAAAAAATCAACCTATTACAGGAGTAATTGAGGAAACTGGCGATACTGTTCACCCCAATGGTCTATTTGCTATTAATTCTGACGTCATACTAAAAAATATCACGGTTCAAAATGGCGCTGTCCGTTATCACTGCAATATGCGTCAGCAACATGAGCATATTTATCACTGTCACCCCGACCAATATCAACAGGAATGACCATGAAATATAATAAGTTACTATCGGCTATTATCTTGCTGCTAGCCCCTATTACTGCAACTTATGGGCAGTTAATGGCCCTTCCCACTCGCACGACAGTCGAAGCTTTGGAGCAACATCGCACGGTACAAGTTTATAATAGTGGCGATAAAGCACTTTATTTGGATATCTCGTTGCAACGGGTGGATAACCCGGGGGTGACTCCAGAGAAAAAGACGCTAATTAGTGATATTTCTCAACCTGAAATGATTTTCAACCCGAACCGGATTACGTTAGGGCCGAAACAAAAGCGCGACATAAAATTGTTGCCATTAAAATCGCCCACTCAAGAAACACTTTATCGCTTATATATCGATCCGGTCGTCGCGACTAAAGTCTCTGGGGGAAACGAAGATAAAAGCAAAGTCCACACCCCAATGACCATCAGTATTGGCTATGGCGTACTTATCCATCATATCCCTCC
It encodes the following:
- a CDS encoding CS1 type fimbrial major subunit; its protein translation is MMKKTLLSIITVAVLASSTIVCAQPFNKDIPVTAEINGSISMTKGNGDALNDIALDYDHASNDGTYEYMENVTIVSNTGAKVNIKLRNPLVLEGDADGEVKTFNDVVVQLGRSQLNGAGTSFVLGAHNELNQALTIRAKKPAEALSGETYTGTLQLTIEDDI
- a CDS encoding TcfC E-set like domain-containing protein encodes the protein MEWNPMKKNMSINQIALFVLLLPTFNSTHAKNITLEYLVPTGFSAIESHDTMRLLGIFNGKILPTKIFFSEQKQTLSFNHQQYRDNNIDEQSIILLEQVLLQIPYLQCQNGCDYNVSGYNVILDKINQVVTITNNNSRYLMPTTTWGLVHNQSFDLRMTAKNYRAMSARGNGYLGLPLQSYGFVQWFYNTTRSKRNYQFSDQSQYQQMTQRGIDSWYLQKNFQTLYLRTGKQNNLDNSAGSIHTLINPALEQFVTLGSQSYLALDKPSAGNLILYAISDGDYEIYRDNQLIRRIPAQIGRNEIDYSQLPGGYYNIDIRLVDNTGRVVSQESQAISNLGTQTNDGWFLTMGKVAPRNKHHSHHLAQFGRSMKIKNVQTNISLLKDNNHHWAAEANISRPLGFSGFNITPTFSMMSGEKHGGGYLRLEGGNSAIGYFTAARYQTPDVSIYAPNSGSTSASYSRRFGPTQLSYQFNQYKSHHRHRIQSSWDWRRPQFGLNLSLGVQKGGQWHSRNNYGLFLNTTLSFRQSRANINSAYTQQKLNTSASYQKEFTDSYGSSSLGINGSTNGKNNGIGTFAQRSGSRGDISARAGIDNKITNGGISYRGMLAIGPQGAALGRSSYSGSALLIETPELSGTPYNFHAEGVPISGGGTYAIPIPRYQDRFFVRTHNNSSDLDMNIQLPVNIIRAHPGQVFVSKANITLDILYSGFLKDQKNQPITGVIEETGDTVHPNGLFAINSDVILKNITVQNGAVRYHCNMRQQHEHIYHCHPDQYQQE